The genomic segment GTGCAGTGGACTCTCACCACCTAAACTATAGCGTCCTTATTCTTCAATAAGGACCTCTGCACCATGCTTGGCGCACCCACCGGCCCTGGATAAATAGTCCAGGGCTAATTTTTTCCCCTGTTCCACGGCGGGTTGGTCAAAGGGGTTAACCTCTAACAAATGAGCCATGGCAAGAGTTTCCAAGATAAAGTGCATCATCAGGGACCCCAAACTTCTGGGCGTCAGCTGCTCCAGCTTTAATTCGCGCACAGGGCAATTGTTTGCTTTAAGCGTATCAATGGTGGCCATTTGCTCGGCAATCATCAACTGTCCCATAGTTTTGTTGTGCAACGTTGTTAAGGCCGGATGATCAAAAAAGTCCGCCTGTGCAGAATCCAATGAATGCTGTTGAGCCAGCGTTAAAACCGTAAAGAATTTATCGCGTGGACCATCAAGATAAAGCTGCAGCTGAGAATGCTGATCCGTCGCCCCGGCCGCCCTGATCGGCGTCGTCCCCTGCGCCAGCCCGATCGCATTTTTTTTACCCACACTTTCAGCCCACAACTGACAATACCAACTGGCCAATAACTGCAACCGGTCGCAATACGTGAACAAAACCGACTGATTGACGTGTTGCTGGCAAAGGCTGAATTGCGTCAACGCGCCCACCAATGCCGGGCTGTCGTGAACAGTCGCCTCTTTCAGGTTCGCCAACACATC from the Candidatus Finniella inopinata genome contains:
- a CDS encoding glucose-6-phosphate isomerase; this encodes MNTNPLSQKAQQTLEYLQKLVTTLPLFQRLTDDMTAIQEKADHFRQFQDVLILGTGGSSLGGQAITALQESASPKLHFLDNIDAHTFADVLKTVSPHKTGVIAISKSGNTAETLMQLLTCLKVWDETPLAHHFLIVSEPGQNAIREVASKFSLPTLDHPDDIGGRFSAFTVVGMLPAFIAGIDGQSLRQGALDVLANLKEATVHDSPALVGALTQFSLCQQHVNQSVLFTYCDRLQLLASWYCQLWAESVGKKNAIGLAQGTTPIRAAGATDQHSQLQLYLDGPRDKFFTVLTLAQQHSLDSAQADFFDHPALTTLHNKTMGQLMIAEQMATIDTLKANNCPVRELKLEQLTPRSLGSLMMHFILETLAMAHLLEVNPFDQPAVEQGKKLALDYLSRAGGCAKHGAEVLIEE